CCCGGTCGTGATCGTGATATTTGCCCTCGCTCTCCTCGCCTTCCTTCCATTCCAGGTAGGAGCGCCAGAAGAAGGTCACACCCTGGAGGAAGATGAAGCCGCACATCAGGACGATGAGGATCTTGAAGAGGAAATAGGCGGAAAAGCCGTTGGGGCTGAAGCCGATGGTCTCGACATTCCAGCGCAGCGCGCGCGATTTCATCAGCAGCCGGTCGAGCCCTTCGGAGGCCGAGGGCTTGGGCACGATGAGATGGCGCCACAGGAAGAACCAGGAATAGAGCCACATCAGCGTGGCCATGGGCAGCATGAAGAACAGGCTGCCGAACATGTCGATGATCTTTTTGGTGCGGTATTTCACCGGCGCATAGACCAGATCGACGCGCACATGGCCGCCCTGGATGAAGGTATAGGCCAGACACAGCGCCACGACGATGGCGTTGTAGAGCTTGAGCTCTTCCGACCACCAGCTCACATCAAAGGTCACCGGCACGCCGAAACCGAAGGACAGGTCGGGCCGGGCAAAGATGCGCTGCACGAAGATGATCACCACCTGTTGCAGCACCATGATCAGCCCCGCCCAGGCGGCGACGCGGCCCACGGTATTGCCAAAGGCTTCGAGCCCCCGGACCATGCCCCACATGACGTTGTTGCGCCAGATCCCGATGACGGTCAGCACCAGCACCGTCGTGAACACAACAAAGAACAGCTCCGGCGATGCGCCGTAATACACGAAGCGCATGACCGCTTCGCTGTCCGACCAGTTCAGCCAGCTTGACGGATGCGTCAGCGCGTAGCCGAGATTGTAGAAGGACATGGCAATATTGCTGAAGAACCAGACCAAGCCGTTCAGGATTGCGCCGAACGCTCCGCCCGTGGCTGCGTCTTCCATGACCTGAGCCCCTGTTTGCGGTGTGTCGTCCCGGGTCGTGCTCCGCCCCGCTTTCGGGCGGGCCGCCGCAGGATCTTGTTAGAAAGCAGATACGCCCCCGCGGGATGCGGGGGCGTCAACTGCGCGATATGTCGGGTCAGAGCCCCATGACGCGGTTCCGCTGCGCCGAGAAGGCGCCTTCGGAGCGGCTGATCCACTGCGCCGAGGAGGTCAGCGACGCCATGTAGCTGTCATAGCAGCGCTTGTAGAGATCGTCGCCCATCGGCTCTTCGACCACTTCCTTGGCCGCCGCGCCGAACGCGTCCCAGACGCTGTCGGGGAATTCCATGATCTTCACGCCGCCGGACTGGAGACGCTGAAGCGCCGCCGAGTTGTTGGCCATGAAGAGCGACATCGTCCAGAGGTTGCCGGCACGGGCGACCTGCGCGACGATTTCCTGCTGCGCGGGCGTCAGGCTCTCGTAAACCTCGAGGTTCATCGTCAGGTTGAGGTTCGGCCCCGGCTCGTGGAAACCGGCGGTGTAATAGGTCTTGGTGATCTCCTGGAAGCCGGCCTTCTCGTCGGCCCAGGGGCCGATCCATTCGGTGCCGTCGATCGCGCCCGAGCTGAGCGCCTGATACACTTCCGCGCCCGGCAGGTTCTGCACCGATGCGCCGAGCTTGCCCAGCACCTGTCCACCCTGCCCCGGCATGCGGAACTTGAGGCCCTGGAAATCCTCCGGCGAGGTGATCTCCTTGGAGAACCAGCCACCCGATTGCGGGCCGGTATTGCCAGACGGGAAGGCCTTGAGGCCGAAGATCGAGTAGAGCTCGTCCGACAGCTCCGAACCGCCGTCATGGTAGAACCAGTTGGAGAACTCCATGAAGTTCATGCCGAACGGGATCTGGCTGAAGAAGCTGATCGCCGGGTGCTGGCCGAGGAAGTAGTAATCCACCCCGTGATACATGTCGGCCTGACCGGCGGAGACGGCGTCGAACACCTCGAAGGCGCCCACGAGCTCGCCGGCGGCCTTGAGCTCGACGGTGAGCTGGCCGTCGGTCGCGGCGGTGATCTGGTCGGCGCAGTATTGCGCGCTGTCATGCACCCCGGCGAGGCCGCGGCCCCAGGTGGTGACAAGGGTGAGGGTGCGGCGGCCCTGCGCATAGGCAGGCGCGGCAAGCGAAGTCGCGGCGGCAGCAGCGCCACCGGCCGTGGTGGCCCTCAGAAAAGAACGGCGATCCATAGATGTCCTCCCGAATTGACGTGCGCAATACCGCTCCTCCGGACTGCGCGGATCTTCGTGTTCCGGCAGCGTAATGAGAGCGCAATCAAAGGAAAATACCCACTGCTACGTAGACGGGCAGCATTCTTGCGCGAAAGCGCTGGAATAAAGCGTTCTGAAAACCGCATGCCGTTGGGGAATGGGCGGGTTTCATGGTTTGATCGGGCGCGAATCAACCGATATCCGAGGTCATGCCCGCGATTCTCGACCGTCTGCACCTGAGTTACGGCCAGAAGCTCTTTCTTCTGGCCTCGGTGCCGCTGATCGTCGCGGCGGCGGCGATCTCGGTCGTGGTGGCCTCGCAATCGCGCGCCATGGCGGAAAGCGAGATCCGCACGCTTGAAGCCCAGCTCATCGCAACCAAGAAGCAGGAATTGCGCAATTACGTCACCCAGGCGCGCAATGGCTTTTACTTCATCTACGGTGTCGCCGCCCCCGATGACGAAGAGGCCAAGACACGGGTGGCGCAGATCCTCGCGGCAATGATCTATGGCGAGGACGGCTCGTTCTTTGTCTACGATTACGACGGCACCAATCTGGTCTCTCCGCGCCGCACCGAGATGATCGGGCGCGACTGGTCCGGGCTGGAGGACAGCGAGGGCACGCCGATCACCGACCGGCTGATCGAGATCGCACGCCAGGGCTCGGGCTATCACACCTATCTCTGGCCCAAGCCATCGACCGGCGAAGAGGCGCGGATGATCTCCTTTGTGCTGGGCTTTCAGGACTGGCAATGGGCGGTGGGCACCGGCGTCTGGATCGACGATATCGTCGAGCAGGTGGCTGCGGCGCGCGCCGGCGTCGAGGAACGGGTGCGGCACACCTTCCTTTATATCGGCGGCATCACCCTTTCGGCGCTGCTGACCGTGTTCCTGTCGGGGCTGATCCTCAATATCCGCGAGCGGCGGCTGGCGGATGCCAAGCTCAAGGAGCTGACCCAGCGGGTGTTTGACGCTCAAGAGGAAGAGCGCGGTCGCGTGGCGCGCGAGCTGCATGACGGCATCAGCCAGATCCTCGTGGGCGTAAAATACGCGCTGGAGATTGCGCGGCGGCGGCTGATCACCGGCGATGCCCGCGCCGGCCAGGCGCTGGAGCGCGGGCAGGAGAACCTGCTGGGTGCCATTCAGGAGGTCCGCCGCATCAGCCGCGACCTGCGCCCCGGCACGCTCGACGATCTCGGGCTCGGGCCGGCGCTGAAGGCGCTGACCGACGATTTCCACGCCCGCACCGGGATCGAGACGGTGTTCGAGACGGTGGTGTTCCGCAACCGCATCGACCAGGAGGGGCGCATCGCGCTCTACCGCATCGCGCAGGAGGCGCTGACCAATATCGAGCGCCATTCCGGCGCCACCCGGGTCGATATGGACCTGCGCGGCCACCGCAAGGGCGCGACGCTGCGGGTCTCCGACAACGGGCATGGCATCGACGCGGAGACCGGCAAGGGACACCGCGGCATCGGGCTGCGCAACATGCAGGAGCGCATGGACCAGCTCGGCGGCACGCTGCGCGTCTTGTCCTCGCGCTCCGGCACCGTTATCGAAGCGCAAATTCCCCTGTCCCACCTGCTGCCGCCAGAGGATGGCAGCGCGCAATCTCCGAGGGCCCGCGCATGACCCGCCCCACCCGTGTTGCCATTGTCGACGATCATCCGCTCGTGGCGGAGGGGATCGAGGCGATCCTGGACAGCTATGACGAGATCGACGTGGTGGGCACGCTTTCCGGCGGGCAGGAGATGATCGACGCGCTGGAGGATCTGGCGCCCGACGTGATCCTGATGGATCTCAACATGCCCGGCCTGAACGGGCTGTCGGCCACAGAGATGATCCTCGAACAACGCCCGGAGACGCGGATCCTGGTGCTGTCGATGCATGACACGCCGGAATATATCTCGACCGCGCTGGGGCATGGCGCGGTGGGCTATGTGCTGAAGGATGTGCCCACAGACGAGATCAAGCGCGCCATCGACACGGTCATGGCGGGCGGGCGCTATCTCTGCACCGGCGCCGAGGGCGCGCTGCGCCCGGTGATGACCGGCGGGCGCGAACAGCTCACCAACCGCGAACAGATGGTGCTGTTGCAGCTTGCGCAGGGCAAGTCCAACAAGGAAGTGGCGCTGGCGCTGGACATCTCGGTACGCACGGTCGAGACCCACCGCAAGAACATCAAGCGCAAGCTCGGCATCAGCTCCACCGCCGGCCTCACCCGCTATGCGCTGGAACATGGCGTCTTGCAGGGCACCGGCGTCAACGTCTGAACGCAACCGCGCAAACCGATCGCCTAGATCAACGGCCCCGCGCTCTGGCTCTCACCGCAGCGTTCGACCAGCACCCGCAGCACCTGGGGGTGGGTCATGGCATCCTGGGCGATCTCGCCCCCCGCATCCCGCACCGATCCCAGGAGCTGCGCCAGCACCAGAAGCGCCACGAGCAGCGCCGCCTTCATCATGGTGAAGTCGCGGGCGGTTTTGTGGAACGTGCGATAGATGGCCATGTCATCCTCCCTCAGCGGATACTGAACCGATAAGTTCAGATTGCCGCAAAATCATGTTTCAAGCAAATCACGAAGCCGCGCGCGGGTCTTGTCCCCGCCAAATCCAGCCGCTGGGCGGCAGGCAGCAAAATGCGTCTGTCTCCCTGCCCCATTACGAAAGCGGTCGAAATTCTTTCCAAAAATGTCGCCCAACACCCCCGCCTGGAAACTTTCGAAAAAACAAAGCCGCGCGGAATGTGATTTTTCGCGGATTCCAAGGTTGACGCCCCTGCCCCATCCTCCTAATGTCCGCCCCGCGCAACCAAGGAGTCCACCCCGTGGAACGGCTCGTACTGATTGTAGGAAAATGGCGCATGGGCCGGTAACTCGGAACCATAACGGATCCCCATGCGCCCCCGAAATTCTCGGGGGCTTTTTTTATTGCGCAGCGCAAAAATGAATGACGTCGTAAACGGAGACACGCGATGACACGTCAGATGACCGGAGCGAAAATGGTGGTTCAGGCCCTGAGGGATCAGGGTGTGGACACGGTATTCGGCTATCCCGGCGGCGCCGTTCTACCGATTTACGACGAGATCTTTCAGCAGAACGATATCCGCCACATCCTCGTTCGCCACGAACAGGGCGCGGTGCACGCTGCCGAAGGCTATGCGCGCTCGACCGGCAAGGTCGGCGTGGCGCTCGTCACCTCGGGCCCCGGTGCCACCAACGCGGTCACCGGGCTCACCGATGCGCTGATGGATTCCGTTCCGATCATCGTGCTTTCGGGTCAGGTGCCCACCTTCATGATCGGCTCGGACGCGTTTCAGGAGGCCGACACCGTCGGCATCACCCGCCCCTGCACCAAGCATAACTGGCTGGTGAAGGACACGGCCAACCTGTCCTCGGTGATCCATCAGGCCTTTCACGTGGCGGCCTCGGGCCGGCCCGGCCCGGTGCTGGTCGACATCCCCAAGGACGTGCAGTTCGCCAGCGCGGAGTACACGCCCAAGCCCAAGGCGCCGGTCGGCCATTACCAGCCACAGGTCAAGGGCGACATGGAGACCATCACCCAGCTGGTCGAGGCGCTGGAAAACGCCGAGCGCCCGGTCTTTTACACCGGCGGCGGCGTGATCAATTCCGGCCCGGCGGCGAGCCAGCTGCTGCGCGAGCTGGTCGATGCCACCGGCATTCCGATCACCTCGACCCTGATGGGGCTCGGCGCCTACCCGGCCAGCGGCAAGCACTGGCTGGGCATGCTGGGCATGCACGGGCTCTACGAGGCCAACCTCGCGATGCATGGCTGCGATCTGATGATCAATATCGGGGCCCGCTTCGACGACCGGATCACCGGCCGCATCGACGCGTTCTCGCCGAAGTCGAAAAAGGCGCATATCGACGTTGATCCCAGCTCGATCAACAAGGTAATCAAGACCGACATCCCGATCGTCGGCGACGTGGCGCATGTGCTCGAGGACATGCTCAAGGTCTGGAAGGCGCGCGGCCGCAAGGTCAACCGCGAGGCGCTGGCGAAATGGTGGCGGCAGATCGAGGAGTGGAAACAGGTCGAGTGCCTGAAATACAAACCCTCCGAAACCACCATCAAGCCGCAATATGCGCTGGAACGGCTGGAAGCGCTGACCAAGGGCATGGATCGCTATATCTGCACCGAGGTCGGCCAGCACCAGATGTGGGCGGCGCAGTTCCTGGGCTTTGAGGATCCCAACCGCTGGATGACCTCCGGGGGTCTGGGCACCATGGGCTACGGCACCCCCGCCTCCATCGGCGTGCAGGTGGCGCATCCCGACGCGCTGGTGGTCAATGTCGCGGGCGAGGCCTCGTGGCTGATGAACATGCAGGAGATGGGCACCGCGGTGCAGTATCACCTGCCGGTCAAGCAGTTCATCCTCAACAACGAGCGGCTGGGCATGGTGCGCCAGTGGCAGCAGCTGCTGCATGGCGAACGCTATTCGTCGAGCTGGTCCGAGGCGCTGCCCGATTTCGTCAAGCTCGCCGAGGCCTTCGGGGCCAAGGGCATCCTCTGCAAGGATCCGAAGGATCTGGACGATGCGATCATGGAGATGCTGAACTACGACGGGCCGGTGATCTTCGACTGCCTGGTCGAGAAGCACGAGAACTGCTTCCCGATGATCCCGTCGGGCGAGCCGCATAACAAGATGCTGCTTGGCGACGCCAAGGCGACCAACGCCATCGCCGGCAAGGGAGCGGTGCTTGTCTAGCAGCGCGAAAGACCGGCCTGCGCCCGATGCGGCGCAGGCCCTCGCGCAGGCAAACGCGCTGATCTCGGCGCAGCGCAAGCCCGAGGCCGCGGCGCTTTTGCGCGGGCTTCTGGCACGCAGCAGCGACAACGCCGAGGCGCGGCGGCGTCTCGCCGCGCTCGGGGCGGCGGCCCACCCTGCCCCGCGTCTGACAGCGGCGGAAACCCGCGAGCGCAAGGCCATCGGCACGGCGCTCCGGGCCCGCGACTGGCAGGCGGTGCTGCCCCGCGCCCAGGCGCTGCTGAAACGCCAGCCGCTGCTCGGCGATGTCGCCAATGCGCTGGGGCTGGCCCTGCGCGCCACCGGGCGCAACAACGACGCGCTGCGCGCCTTCGACCACGCCATACGGACCGATCCCGCCCTTCCAGACAGCTATGTAAACATGTCGATGCTGCTCCGTTCCCTCTCGCAACCCGCCGCCGCCCGCGACGCCGCCCTCGCCGGGCTGGACGTCGCGCCCGGCAATGCCGGGGTGCGGATGGCGGCGGGGCTGGCGCTGCTCGAACTGGAGGATGCGGATCGCGCCATCATACATCTGCGCGAGGCCACGCGGTCTGCCCCCGGCGATGTGCTCGCCTGGGACGCATTGCTGCGGGCGCTGGATCTGGCCAACAGGAATGACGAGGCCGCCGACGCGCTGGACGCCGCCGAGGCCGCCTGCCCCGGCGCACCGATGATCGCGCTGCACAGGGCTGCGAGGGATCTGCGCGAGGACCGCGCCGAAGACGCGCTGACGCTGCTCGACGCACAAGACCCCACCGCACTGCCGCCCGAGACGCGCGGCGTGCGCGAACAGCTGCGCGGACGCGCGCTCGACAAGCTGGACCGGCCCGCCGAGGCCTTCGCGGCCTTCGACGAGATGAACGCCCACCGGCTGCGCGCCCGGCCCGCCGTTGGCGGACCGCAGTTTCATGGCGCCATTCAACACAAGCTCGCCGGGCTCGACGCGCTGCCCGCAGGCAGCTGGCCCGCCGATGCGGCGGAGACCGATGGCTGGCAACCGGTCTTCATGGTGGGCTTTCCCCGCTCGGGCACCACACTGGCCGACACTTTCCTGCGTGGCCATCCCGACATCCTGCTGACCGAAGAACGGCCGTTTTCGCAAACCCTCACACGCGGCATCGACCCCGCGCGGGAGGCGCACGATCTCGCCACCCTCGGCACCGAGGAGCGCGCCGCCCGCCGCGCCGCCTATCGCGTGCGCTTCGAGACCGATCTTGGCCAGCAGGTGGGCAACCGCAGCGCCATCGACCGGCTGCCCTTCAACATGCTGAACGCCGCCGCCATCGCCCGCATGTTCCCTGGCGCGAAATTCATTCTCGTGCTGCGCCACCCCTGCGACGTGGTGCTGAGCTGCTTCATGCAGAATTTCACCGCCAACGAGGCGATGGACCGCTTCCTCGATCTCTCCGAAGCGGCAGAGACCTATGACCGCAGCTTCACGCTCTGGCAGCGCTACCGCGACCGGCTGGAACTCGACGTGACCGAGCTGCGCTATGAGGACATGATCGCCGATCCTGCCCGCGCCTTTGCGCCGGTGATGGCGGCGCTGGGGCGCGACTGGCGCACCGACATGGCCGATCATCGCCGCGCCGCCCAGAGCCGCGCGGTGATCCAGACAGCGAGCTATGCGCAGGTGACGCGCGGGCTATACCGCGATGCAGAGAACCGCTGGCAGCGTTACCGCGACCAGCTGGCGCCGGTCATGGACCGGCTGACACCATGGATGGAGACGCTCGGCTATTCCGGTCGGGCGCAGTGACAGGAGCGCCGCCAGCCGGCGGCAAGGAAGGGAAGAAAGGAACGGAAATGTCCGCGCTACAGATCAAGAAGGGCTCGTCCAAACATTCGGCCTACAACCTGCGCCCGACCTTCTCGGATGTGCAGGAATCGCACACGATCACCGTGCTGGTGGAGAACGAGCCCGGCGTGCTGGCGCGCGTCATCGGCCTGTTCTCGGGCCGGGGCTACAATATCGACAGCCTGACCGTGGCCGAGGTCGATCACGAAGGCCATCTCTCGCGCATCACCATCGTCACCACCGGCACGCCGCAGGTGATCGAGCAGATCAAGGCGCAGCTCGGCCGTATCGTGTCTGTGCGCGATGTGCACGACCTCACCGCCGAGGGCAGTTCGGTCGAACGCGAACTGGCGCTGATGAAGGTGATCGGCAGCGGCGACAAGCGCGTCGAGGCGCTGCGGCTGGCCGATATCTTCCGCGCCAATGTGGTGGATTCGACGCTGGAAAGCTTCATCTTCCAGCTGACCGGCGCGCCGGACAAGATCGACGCCTTCGCGGATCTGATGCGACCGCTGGGCCTGGTTCAGGTGGCCCGCACCGGCGTCGCCGCTCTGGCCCGCGGCCAGGACTGAGCGACGCCGGGAACCTCCTCCTCAGGATGCCTTGAGCGTCTCCGCCAGAAAACGCCGGTCGGGAAACGCCACGACTTTCCCGGCCGGACGCGCCGCAGCACGGGCCTGCGCCGCGCCACCCCCCGCCATCGGCGAGGCGCCGCGCAGATTTTGCGCGAGCTCCGGATATTGCTTCTGAACCAGACGTTTGGGATTACAGGCAAAGCGCAGATTTTCCGCCTGCATCAGATCGAACTGAATCAGATCCCCGGCGTCAAGCGACACACCGTCATGCGGGCTGGCCACGGAATCATGGTAGAACGCAAGATCGCCGTGGTCCTCACACCAGATTACAGCTTTATGATCTCCGGGGTCTGCCCATAGCACCACCCCATACATCTTTTGTGACATTGTCACACCCTTACCGCTCCGTCTGATACAGGGTTACGCATTTCCTGCCGCACGCCCATGCGAAGAAACGTGTCTCTGGGTTGCATTTTGTGACAGTTTCGATATCAATTGGCGCGGATGGGCATCAAGTGTGACGCTACTTCGCATCAAGTTCCGGTAACCCGTAGAAAATAAGGCCCAAAAATGACGGCGCGCTGTCGTCTAAGCCCCGCTGCGGGAAAGAAACGGAATGTCAACAGATCTAACCCGAGACGATAATCAACCCAGCCCGGCCGAATTGCGTGGCGTATTCGGAGCCAATCTACGCAGGCTCGGACGCAATGCGCCATCTATTTCGGCCCTGTGCCGCGATCTTGGCATCAATCGCACGCAATTCAATCGCTACCTTGCGGGCGAAAGCTTTCCGCGCCCAGATGTGCTGCACCGGATCTGCCGCTTTTTCGGAGTCGATGCCCGTATTCTGCTGGAACCGGTCGACCAGATCCGATCCGAACCGCGCAGCCTGTTGAGCCACAGCTTTATTTCGGATTTCATCGGCGCCGGGGTCACGCATTTGTCGGAAGAGGAATTTCCCTCGGGTTTCTTCCGCTTCTCCCGCGCCGCCTTT
The window above is part of the Salipiger abyssi genome. Proteins encoded here:
- a CDS encoding TRAP transporter substrate-binding protein, with amino-acid sequence MDRRSFLRATTAGGAAAAATSLAAPAYAQGRRTLTLVTTWGRGLAGVHDSAQYCADQITAATDGQLTVELKAAGELVGAFEVFDAVSAGQADMYHGVDYYFLGQHPAISFFSQIPFGMNFMEFSNWFYHDGGSELSDELYSIFGLKAFPSGNTGPQSGGWFSKEITSPEDFQGLKFRMPGQGGQVLGKLGASVQNLPGAEVYQALSSGAIDGTEWIGPWADEKAGFQEITKTYYTAGFHEPGPNLNLTMNLEVYESLTPAQQEIVAQVARAGNLWTMSLFMANNSAALQRLQSGGVKIMEFPDSVWDAFGAAAKEVVEEPMGDDLYKRCYDSYMASLTSSAQWISRSEGAFSAQRNRVMGL
- a CDS encoding acetolactate synthase 3 large subunit; this translates as MTRQMTGAKMVVQALRDQGVDTVFGYPGGAVLPIYDEIFQQNDIRHILVRHEQGAVHAAEGYARSTGKVGVALVTSGPGATNAVTGLTDALMDSVPIIVLSGQVPTFMIGSDAFQEADTVGITRPCTKHNWLVKDTANLSSVIHQAFHVAASGRPGPVLVDIPKDVQFASAEYTPKPKAPVGHYQPQVKGDMETITQLVEALENAERPVFYTGGGVINSGPAASQLLRELVDATGIPITSTLMGLGAYPASGKHWLGMLGMHGLYEANLAMHGCDLMINIGARFDDRITGRIDAFSPKSKKAHIDVDPSSINKVIKTDIPIVGDVAHVLEDMLKVWKARGRKVNREALAKWWRQIEEWKQVECLKYKPSETTIKPQYALERLEALTKGMDRYICTEVGQHQMWAAQFLGFEDPNRWMTSGGLGTMGYGTPASIGVQVAHPDALVVNVAGEASWLMNMQEMGTAVQYHLPVKQFILNNERLGMVRQWQQLLHGERYSSSWSEALPDFVKLAEAFGAKGILCKDPKDLDDAIMEMLNYDGPVIFDCLVEKHENCFPMIPSGEPHNKMLLGDAKATNAIAGKGAVLV
- the ilvN gene encoding acetolactate synthase small subunit, encoding MSALQIKKGSSKHSAYNLRPTFSDVQESHTITVLVENEPGVLARVIGLFSGRGYNIDSLTVAEVDHEGHLSRITIVTTGTPQVIEQIKAQLGRIVSVRDVHDLTAEGSSVERELALMKVIGSGDKRVEALRLADIFRANVVDSTLESFIFQLTGAPDKIDAFADLMRPLGLVQVARTGVAALARGQD
- a CDS encoding TRAP transporter small permease subunit — encoded protein: MEDAATGGAFGAILNGLVWFFSNIAMSFYNLGYALTHPSSWLNWSDSEAVMRFVYYGASPELFFVVFTTVLVLTVIGIWRNNVMWGMVRGLEAFGNTVGRVAAWAGLIMVLQQVVIIFVQRIFARPDLSFGFGVPVTFDVSWWSEELKLYNAIVVALCLAYTFIQGGHVRVDLVYAPVKYRTKKIIDMFGSLFFMLPMATLMWLYSWFFLWRHLIVPKPSASEGLDRLLMKSRALRWNVETIGFSPNGFSAYFLFKILIVLMCGFIFLQGVTFFWRSYLEWKEGEESEGKYHDHDRVETGEEAYDHAEF
- a CDS encoding cache domain-containing protein gives rise to the protein MPAILDRLHLSYGQKLFLLASVPLIVAAAAISVVVASQSRAMAESEIRTLEAQLIATKKQELRNYVTQARNGFYFIYGVAAPDDEEAKTRVAQILAAMIYGEDGSFFVYDYDGTNLVSPRRTEMIGRDWSGLEDSEGTPITDRLIEIARQGSGYHTYLWPKPSTGEEARMISFVLGFQDWQWAVGTGVWIDDIVEQVAAARAGVEERVRHTFLYIGGITLSALLTVFLSGLILNIRERRLADAKLKELTQRVFDAQEEERGRVARELHDGISQILVGVKYALEIARRRLITGDARAGQALERGQENLLGAIQEVRRISRDLRPGTLDDLGLGPALKALTDDFHARTGIETVFETVVFRNRIDQEGRIALYRIAQEALTNIERHSGATRVDMDLRGHRKGATLRVSDNGHGIDAETGKGHRGIGLRNMQERMDQLGGTLRVLSSRSGTVIEAQIPLSHLLPPEDGSAQSPRARA
- a CDS encoding response regulator transcription factor, yielding MTRPTRVAIVDDHPLVAEGIEAILDSYDEIDVVGTLSGGQEMIDALEDLAPDVILMDLNMPGLNGLSATEMILEQRPETRILVLSMHDTPEYISTALGHGAVGYVLKDVPTDEIKRAIDTVMAGGRYLCTGAEGALRPVMTGGREQLTNREQMVLLQLAQGKSNKEVALALDISVRTVETHRKNIKRKLGISSTAGLTRYALEHGVLQGTGVNV
- a CDS encoding tetratricopeptide repeat-containing sulfotransferase family protein is translated as MSSSAKDRPAPDAAQALAQANALISAQRKPEAAALLRGLLARSSDNAEARRRLAALGAAAHPAPRLTAAETRERKAIGTALRARDWQAVLPRAQALLKRQPLLGDVANALGLALRATGRNNDALRAFDHAIRTDPALPDSYVNMSMLLRSLSQPAAARDAALAGLDVAPGNAGVRMAAGLALLELEDADRAIIHLREATRSAPGDVLAWDALLRALDLANRNDEAADALDAAEAACPGAPMIALHRAARDLREDRAEDALTLLDAQDPTALPPETRGVREQLRGRALDKLDRPAEAFAAFDEMNAHRLRARPAVGGPQFHGAIQHKLAGLDALPAGSWPADAAETDGWQPVFMVGFPRSGTTLADTFLRGHPDILLTEERPFSQTLTRGIDPAREAHDLATLGTEERAARRAAYRVRFETDLGQQVGNRSAIDRLPFNMLNAAAIARMFPGAKFILVLRHPCDVVLSCFMQNFTANEAMDRFLDLSEAAETYDRSFTLWQRYRDRLELDVTELRYEDMIADPARAFAPVMAALGRDWRTDMADHRRAAQSRAVIQTASYAQVTRGLYRDAENRWQRYRDQLAPVMDRLTPWMETLGYSGRAQ